Proteins from a genomic interval of Ictalurus furcatus strain D&B chromosome 2, Billie_1.0, whole genome shotgun sequence:
- the luc7l3 gene encoding luc7-like protein 3 isoform X2 yields the protein MLSAAQLLDELMGRDRNLAPDEKRCNVRWDHETVCKYYLCGFCPAELFTNTRSDLGPCEKIHDENLRKMYEKSSRFMKEGYERDFLRYLQSLLAEVERRIRRGHARLALSQAQQNSGGPTLTGKNEEKAQVLTEKIEALVVQIEELGSEGRVEEAQGMMKLVEQLKEEREQLSSTPSTIESFAAQEKQMEVCEVCGAFLIVGDAQSRVDDHLMGKQHMGYAKIKSTVEELKEKLRRRSEDPERDDRAKREREREDREREREEREKRRKEEEELREKEREKERERERERERERERERERERERERERRSKRSHSHSRHSSRASDRRRSRSRDRRRSRSKDRERDRKRSRSRDRERRRSRERSDRKRRSRSRERKRSRSSERKSHRHRSRSRDRERDRDKDREKDKTARDKEHKDTEEKKGSGKGSSDERPSEPSKSEPMEVEPPKAELNGTTEDLHSEGDTQSN from the exons gtCTGCAAATATTATCTGTGTGGCTTTTGCCCAGCTGAACTGTTCACCAACACTCGCTCTGATTTGG GTCCTTGTGAAAAGATCCATGATGAAAACTTGCGAAAAAT GTATGAGAAGAGCTCACGGTTCATGAAGGAAGGCTACGAGAGAGACTTCCTAAGGTACCTGCAGAGTTTGTTGGCTGAGGTGGAGCGCCGGATCCGGAGAGGCCATGCCAGACTGGCATTGTCACAGGCCCAGCAGAACTCTGGA GGTCCTACCCTGACTGGGAAGAATGAGGAGAAGGCTCAGGTGCTCACAGAGAAGATCGAGGCGCTTGTTGTCCAG ATTGAAGAGCTTGGCTCAGAAGGCCGTGTAGAGGAAGCTCAGGGCATGATGAAGCTGGTGGAACAGCTGAAAGAGGAGCGAGAGCAGCTCAGCTCAACACCATCT ACAATCGAGAGCTTCGCTGCTCAGGAAAAGCAGATggaagtgtgtgaggtgtgCGGTGCTTTCCTCATCGTTGGTGATGCTCAGTCCAGAGTAGATGACCATCTAATGGGCAAACAGCATATGGGCTATGCTAAAATCAAATCTACTGTGGAGGAATTAAAG GAAAAACTGCGTCGGCGCTCAGAGGACCCAGAAAGAGACGACCGGGcgaagagggaaagagagagggaagaccGGGAGCGTGAAAGGGAGGAGCGTGAGAAGAGACGCAAGGAGGAAGAGGAGTTgcgagagaaggagagggagaaagagcgagagagggagcgTGAGCGGGAacgcgagagggagagagagcgcgagcgggAGAGAGAACGGGAACGTGAAAGGCGCAGCAAACGGAGCCACTCGCACAGCCGGCACTCGAGTCGGGCATCTGACCGCCGCAGGAGCCGATCACGCGAcaggaggaggagcagaagcAAGGACAGGGAGAGGGACAGGAAGCGCAGCAG GAGTCGCGATCGGGAGAGGAGGCGCAGCAGGGAGCGATCGGACAGGAAGAGACGTTCACGCAGCAGGGAACGAAAGAGGTCCCGCAGCTCTGAGCGCAAGAGCCACCGACACCGCAGCCGTAGTAGAGACCGAGAAAgggacagagacaaagacagagagaaggataaAACTGCCAGAGACAAAG AGCACAAGGACACAGAAGAGAAAAAAGGCAGTGGAAAGGGCTCAAGTGATGAACGGCCCAGCGAGCCCTCAAAGTCCGAGCCCATGGAGGTAGAGCCTCCTAAAGCAGAGCTGAACGGCACCACTGAAGACCTCCATTCTGAAGGTGACACTCAGTCCAATTAA
- the luc7l3 gene encoding luc7-like protein 3 isoform X1, with translation MLSAAQLLDELMGRDRNLAPDEKRCNVRWDHETVCKYYLCGFCPAELFTNTRSDLGPCEKIHDENLRKMYEKSSRFMKEGYERDFLRYLQSLLAEVERRIRRGHARLALSQAQQNSGGPTLTGKNEEKAQVLTEKIEALVVQIEELGSEGRVEEAQGMMKLVEQLKEEREQLSSTPSTIESFAAQEKQMEVCEVCGAFLIVGDAQSRVDDHLMGKQHMGYAKIKSTVEELKEKLRRRSEDPERDDRAKREREREDREREREEREKRRKEEEELREKEREKERERERERERERERERERERERERERRSKRSHSHSRHSSRASDRRRSRSRDRRRSRSKDRERDRKRSRSRDRERRRSRERSDRKRRSRSRERKRSRSSERKSHRHRSRSRDRERDRDKDREKDKTARDKGSYSLTTNKSISTSSSDIKLVIYKPFLIILTLTAYETYYTTNIFFCIYTTFLSLIFI, from the exons gtCTGCAAATATTATCTGTGTGGCTTTTGCCCAGCTGAACTGTTCACCAACACTCGCTCTGATTTGG GTCCTTGTGAAAAGATCCATGATGAAAACTTGCGAAAAAT GTATGAGAAGAGCTCACGGTTCATGAAGGAAGGCTACGAGAGAGACTTCCTAAGGTACCTGCAGAGTTTGTTGGCTGAGGTGGAGCGCCGGATCCGGAGAGGCCATGCCAGACTGGCATTGTCACAGGCCCAGCAGAACTCTGGA GGTCCTACCCTGACTGGGAAGAATGAGGAGAAGGCTCAGGTGCTCACAGAGAAGATCGAGGCGCTTGTTGTCCAG ATTGAAGAGCTTGGCTCAGAAGGCCGTGTAGAGGAAGCTCAGGGCATGATGAAGCTGGTGGAACAGCTGAAAGAGGAGCGAGAGCAGCTCAGCTCAACACCATCT ACAATCGAGAGCTTCGCTGCTCAGGAAAAGCAGATggaagtgtgtgaggtgtgCGGTGCTTTCCTCATCGTTGGTGATGCTCAGTCCAGAGTAGATGACCATCTAATGGGCAAACAGCATATGGGCTATGCTAAAATCAAATCTACTGTGGAGGAATTAAAG GAAAAACTGCGTCGGCGCTCAGAGGACCCAGAAAGAGACGACCGGGcgaagagggaaagagagagggaagaccGGGAGCGTGAAAGGGAGGAGCGTGAGAAGAGACGCAAGGAGGAAGAGGAGTTgcgagagaaggagagggagaaagagcgagagagggagcgTGAGCGGGAacgcgagagggagagagagcgcgagcgggAGAGAGAACGGGAACGTGAAAGGCGCAGCAAACGGAGCCACTCGCACAGCCGGCACTCGAGTCGGGCATCTGACCGCCGCAGGAGCCGATCACGCGAcaggaggaggagcagaagcAAGGACAGGGAGAGGGACAGGAAGCGCAGCAG GAGTCGCGATCGGGAGAGGAGGCGCAGCAGGGAGCGATCGGACAGGAAGAGACGTTCACGCAGCAGGGAACGAAAGAGGTCCCGCAGCTCTGAGCGCAAGAGCCACCGACACCGCAGCCGTAGTAGAGACCGAGAAAgggacagagacaaagacagagagaaggataaAACTGCCAGAGACAAAG gctcatattcactcaccacaaacaaaagcatttctacttcgtCATcggacatcaaactggtaatatataaaccttttttgattatattaacattaactgcatatgaaacgtactacactacaaatatatttttctgtatatatactacttttttgtcactcatcttcatttaa